The proteins below come from a single Mangifera indica cultivar Alphonso chromosome 16, CATAS_Mindica_2.1, whole genome shotgun sequence genomic window:
- the LOC123198563 gene encoding mitochondrial outer membrane protein porin 2 — MSKGPGLFTDIGKKAKDLLTRDYNADQKLSVSTFSESGVALTSTAVNKGGLSTGDVAALYKYKNVLFDIKVDTGSNISTTLTFAEILPSTKAIASFKVPDYNSGKLEVQYFHDHATFTTAVALNQSPGIDVTATIGTPSIAFGAEAGYDTTSGKFTKYTAGISVSKPDSCASIILGDKGDTIRASYVHHLDQLKKSATVGEITRRFSTNENTFTVGGSYAIDHLTVVKAKLNNHGKLGALLQHEVIPKSILTISSEVDTKALEKNPRFGLSIALKP; from the exons ATGAGTAAGGGACCAGGCCTGTTCACTGATATTGGCAAGAAAGCCAAAG ATCTTTTGACGAGAGACTACAACGCCGATCAGAAGCTTAGTGTTTCCACTTTCAGCGAGTCCGGAGTG gCCCTCACATCAACTGCAGTGAACAAAGGAGGACTCTCAACCGGTGATGTTGCAGCATTGTACAAGtacaaaaatgttttatttgataTCAAAGTTGACACTGGGTCAAAC ATCTCAACAACTTTAACTTTCGCTGAGATCCTTCCATCAACGAAGGCCATTGCATCTTTCAAAGTGCCTGATTACAACTCAGGCAAG TTGGAAGTACAGTACTTCCATGATCATGCCACTTTCACAACAGCTGTTGCTTTGAATCAATCGCCCGGCATTGATGTGACTGCCACCATTGGTACTCCAAGCATTGCTTTTGGTGCTGAGGCAGGCTATGATACCACCTCTGGTAAATTTACAAAGTACACTGCTGGCATTAGTGTGAGCAAACCAGATTCGTGTGCTTCAATAATTCT tGGTGACAAGGGAGATACAATAAGAGCTTCATATGTACATCATCTGGATCAGTTGAAGAAAAGTGCTACTGTGGGAGAGATTACCAGAAGGTTTTCCACTAATGAGAACACTTTCACAGTTGGAGGTTCATATGCCATTGATCACCTGACAGTGGTGAAGGCAAAGCTCAATAACCATGGAAAGCTTGGGGCACTGCTGCAGCATGAGGTCATACCAAAGTCCATATTGACAATCTCGAGCGAGGTTGACACCAAGGCATTGGAAAAAAATCCCAGGTTTGGGCTGTCCATTGCCCTCAAACCCTGA
- the LOC123198584 gene encoding 60S ribosomal protein L26-1 translates to MKYNPRVSSSRRKNRKAHFTAPSSVRRVIMSAPLSTDLRQKYNVRSMPVRKDDEVQVVRGTYRGREGKVVQVYRRKWVIHIERITREKVNGSTVNVGINPSKVVITKLRLDKDRKSLLERKAKGRAAADKEKGTKFTPEDIMQSVD, encoded by the coding sequence ATGAAGTACAATCCCCGGGTGTCCTCCTCCCGCCGCAAGAACCGAAAGGCACACTTCACGGCGCCCTCAAGCGTGCGCCGTGTCATTATGAGCGCCCCGCTCTCCACCGACCTCCGCCAGAAGTACAACGTTCGATCGATGCCCGTCCGTAAGGACGATGAGGTTCAGGTTGTCCGTGGAACCTACAGGGGTCGCGAGGGCAAAGTGGTCCAAGTCTATAGGCGCAAATGGGTCATCCACATCGAGCGCATCACTCGCGAGAAAGTTAACGGGTCTACAGTGAACGTTGGAATCAACCCTTCAAAGGTTGTTATCACGAAACTCAGACTGGACAAGGACCGCAAGTCGTTGCTGGAGCGCAAGGCCAAGGGTCGTGCAGCAGCTGACAAGGAGAAGGGAACCAAGTTCACCCCTGAAGATATTATGCAGAGCGTTGACTGA
- the LOC123198905 gene encoding BTB/POZ domain-containing protein At3g49900-like — protein MKRWGNLGVVETIYEEENEYSNCTSSPSPSPSPFSSPATLRSRVEAWSLARGRNTDVLIRVQGTSFHLHKDPLASRSVYLKRQLTGVTDLTLSPPLNITAHTFSLIADFCYGASLVMTPLNVAALRTASELLQMTETNEDDNDDLRKITDAYFCQVVTINREYALIVFRSCLCLLPEAETAASLVSRCIEALSLTDGGYNMVNLFDDVVTLSAEEFEIVAESLSVRLKGHDVLYQIVDLYLKEHWGKIPEEHKTHICCHIDCRKLSSELLLHAVQNPRMPLRFIIRAMLTEQLNTRRSIFSASFNHDSHRHRQYSRDPITLGAILQRDAALREAAQLKAAMNATSSRIKNLENEINGMKKLLIETEKERSELNKVNELLVEPAEKERCVLMSSRSASFHLVNENCKIERGERGSVSSLNIRSSSFEGSRNGTPRMKKNIARRLITGLKGTFRGSKHGSDQNEIS, from the exons ATGAAGCGTTGGGGAAATCTAGGCGTAGTAGAGACTAtctatgaagaagaaaatgagtaCTCCAACTGTACCTCTTCTCCTTCGCCATCTCCATCTCCTTTCTCTTCTCCTGCAACTCTTCGTTCTAGAGTTGAAGCATG GTCATTGGCGAGGGGGCGAAACACAGATGTGCTGATTCGAGTTCAAGGCACAAGCTTCCATCTTCACAAG GATCCCCTGGCATCACGGAGCGTTTACTTGAAACGGCAACTAACGGGCGTCACCGACTTAACTCTCTCCCCACCGTTAAACATAACTGCTCACACTTTCTCTCTCATCGCTGACTTCTGTTACGGGGCCTCCCTTGTGATGACGCCGTTAAACGTGGCAGCATTGAGAACAGCTTCTGAATTGCTTCAAATGACGGAAACTAATGAGGACGATAACGACGACCTGAGGAAGATAACGGATGCATACTTTTGTCAGGTCGTTACTATCAACCGAGAGTACGCTCTGATTGTTTTCCGTTCTTGTTTATGTTTACTCCCGGAAGCCGAAACGGCAGCGTCTCTTGTCAGCAGATGCATTGAAGCTTTAAGTTTGACGGATGGGGGTTATAACATGGTTAACTTGTTTGACGACGTTGTAACGCTCTCCGCCGAGGAGTTTGAAATCGTAGCTGAGTCCTTAAGCGTACGTTTGAAGGGCCACGACGTGCTTTATCAGATCGTCGATCTTTATCTCAAG GAACACTGGGGGAAGATACCTGAGGAACATAAAACCCATATATGTTGTCACATAGATTGTAGAAAGCTCTCATCTGAGCTCCTCTTACACGCCGTACAAAACCCTAGAATGCCACTGCGGTTCATAATCCGAGCCATGCTGACGGAGCAGCTCAATACACGCCGCTCTATCTTTTCAGCGTCTTTTAATCACGATTCTCACCGGCATCGTCAGTACTCCAGAGACCCTATAACGCTTGGTGCAATTCTCCAGCGGGATGCGGCTCTTCGCGAAGCAGCCCAACTCAAAGCTGCAATGAACGCCACAAGTTCGCGTATCAAAAACTTGGAAAACGAAATTAATGGAATGAAGAAGCTGTTGATTGAGACCGAGAAGGAAAGAAGTGAGTTGAATAAGGTGAATGAGCTCCTGGTTGAGCCTGCAGAGAAGGAAAGATGTGTATTAATGTCAAGCAGGTCTGCGAGTTTTCATCTTGTGAACGAGAACTGTAAGATTGAACGAGGTGAAAGAGGATCGGTTTCTTCTTTGAACATTAGGTCTTCATCGTTTGAGGGTTCACGCAATGGGACTCcaagaatgaagaagaatatTGCTCGGAGGTTGATAACGGGATTAAAAGGCACTTTTCGGGGTTCTAAACATGGCTCTGATCAAAACGAGATTTCGTGA
- the LOC123199669 gene encoding adenylyl-sulfate kinase 3 — MDIAAVQGVRAWWPSIGGPWPTELESRPASKKVGFAMATRFDRVRFVRLRSGSSKLVQAMEESTASVINESTAISGNNLKHISTVGKSTNILWHKCSVDKFDRRELLQQKGCVIWITGLSGSGKSTLACALSRGLHSRGKLTYILDGDNCRHGLNHDLTFKAEDRAENIRRIGEVAKLFADAGIICIASLISPYRKDRDACRALLPEGEFIEVFMDVPLQLCESRDPKGLYKLARAGKIKGFTGIDDPYEPPLNSEIVLRQKEENCTSPCEMAETVISYLDEKGYLQA; from the exons ATGGATATCGCTGCGGTTCAAGGAGTGCGAGCTTGGTGGCCCTCGATTGGTGGACCTTGGCCGACGGAGCTTGAGTCTAGACCTGCGTCGAAGAAGGTAGGGTTTGCTATGGCTACTCGGTTTGATCGTGTTCGTTTTGTTAGATTAAGGTCGGGGTCTTCGAAGCTGGTCCAGGCAATGGAGGAGTCAACGGCATCGGTGATCAATGAATCCACTGCCATTTCTG GTAACAATCTAAAACATATATCTACTGTTGGAAAGTCGACAAACATCTTGTGGCACAAATGTTCGGTGGATAAATTTGATAGGCGAGAGTTACTTCAGCAGAAGGGATGTGTTATATGGATTACTGGTCTTAGCGGTTCAG GAAAAAGCACTTTGGCATGTGCTTTGAGTCGCGGCTTGCACTCAAGAGGAAAGCTAACCTACATTCTTGATGGTGACAACTGTCGGCATGGACTCAACCATGACCTTACTTTTAAAGCAGAAGATCGAGCTGAAAATATACGACGGATTG GAGAGGTAGCAAAACTCTTTGCAGATGCTGGTATTATTTGCATTGCCAGTTTGATCTCTCCTTACAGAAAAGACCGAGATGCCTGTCGTGCACTATTACCAGAAGGAGAATTTATTGAG GTGTTCATGGATGTCCCGCTCCAACTGTGTGAGTCGAGAGACCCCAAAGGCCTTTACAAGCTTGCACGAGCTGGAAAGATCAAGG GTTTTACTGGGATTGATGATCCATATGAACCGCCATTGAACTCTGAG ATAGTACTACGACAGAAGGAAGAAAATTGTACTTCTCCATGTGAAATGGCTGAAACCGTGATATCTTACTTGGATGAGAAAGGGTACCTTCAAGCCTAA